A stretch of the Photobacterium sp. CCB-ST2H9 genome encodes the following:
- the fldA gene encoding flavodoxin FldA, with protein sequence MASVGLFFGSDTGNTEAVAKMIQKQLGKNLVEVKDIAKSSKEDIENFDLLLLGIPTWYYGEAQCDWDDFFPELEGIDFENKLVAIFGCGDQEDYAEYFCDAMGTVRDIVEGRGAVIVGHFPTEGYEFEASKALVDDSHFVGLCIDEDRQPELTDERVEKWVKQIYEEMCLAELAD encoded by the coding sequence ATGGCGAGTGTAGGACTCTTCTTTGGTAGCGACACAGGTAACACAGAAGCCGTCGCTAAAATGATCCAAAAGCAACTGGGTAAAAATCTGGTTGAAGTCAAAGACATTGCTAAGAGCAGCAAAGAAGATATTGAAAACTTCGACCTGCTGCTGCTGGGCATCCCGACCTGGTACTACGGTGAAGCTCAATGTGACTGGGATGACTTCTTCCCTGAACTGGAAGGCATCGATTTCGAGAACAAACTGGTCGCAATTTTTGGCTGTGGTGATCAGGAAGATTACGCCGAGTACTTCTGTGATGCCATGGGTACAGTCCGTGATATCGTTGAAGGACGTGGTGCCGTGATCGTGGGTCATTTCCCGACTGAAGGCTACGAATTTGAAGCCTCAAAAGCGCTGGTAGACGACAGCCACTTTGTCGGTCTGTGCATTGATGAAGATCGTCAACCAGAACTGACGGATGAGCGTGTTGAAAAGTGGGTGAAACAAATCTACGAAGAAATGTGTCTGGCTGAACTAGCTGACTAA
- a CDS encoding DUF2788 domain-containing protein: protein MLYEHMDLLESVGLDFLFATIFFFIGMAIKDVLKQGNVPPFGRKIVWLVLFLGCFGFISKGVIQFTMEGVGIG from the coding sequence ATGTTATACGAGCACATGGACCTGCTGGAATCAGTTGGACTGGATTTCTTGTTCGCTACTATCTTCTTTTTCATTGGTATGGCAATCAAAGATGTCCTTAAGCAAGGCAATGTGCCTCCGTTTGGTCGTAAAATCGTCTGGCTGGTCTTGTTCTTAGGGTGCTTCGGATTCATATCTAAAGGCGTGATTCAATTCACAATGGAAGGCGTTGGCATCGGTTAA
- a CDS encoding alpha/beta fold hydrolase, translating into MNLHYQIQGQGQTVVLIHGLFGSADNLGILARSLKDTCQVISVDLRNHGRSPHSEHFTYQEMAQDVLDVLNQLDIENFTVIGHSMGGKVAMTMAALAAERIKSLIVLDMAPVAYHVHRHENVFAGLQAVNNQTVTSRKDAEHYLALHVEEAGVRQFLLKSLYKADEGFRWRFHVEALIANYSTIMGWETISPFTGPTLFIKGQNSEYIQPEHREAIMGQFPNAKAHMVTNTGHWLHAEKPETVNRIILNFLQGLKN; encoded by the coding sequence GTGAATCTTCATTATCAAATTCAGGGGCAAGGCCAGACTGTCGTGCTCATCCATGGCCTTTTTGGCAGCGCAGATAATCTTGGCATTCTGGCCCGTTCACTGAAAGATACCTGCCAGGTCATCAGTGTTGACCTTCGTAATCATGGGCGCTCCCCTCATAGTGAGCACTTTACTTACCAGGAGATGGCACAGGATGTTCTTGACGTACTGAATCAACTGGATATTGAAAATTTCACTGTCATCGGCCATTCCATGGGCGGAAAAGTCGCAATGACAATGGCAGCGCTGGCTGCGGAACGCATCAAAAGTCTGATTGTACTGGATATGGCACCTGTCGCTTATCATGTACACCGTCATGAAAACGTCTTCGCCGGTTTGCAAGCCGTGAACAATCAGACCGTGACCAGCCGCAAAGATGCTGAACACTACCTTGCATTGCATGTTGAAGAAGCTGGTGTCCGGCAGTTTTTGCTGAAATCACTTTATAAAGCTGATGAGGGCTTCCGCTGGCGCTTCCATGTTGAGGCTCTGATTGCCAATTACAGTACAATCATGGGCTGGGAAACGATTTCACCATTCACGGGTCCGACGCTGTTTATCAAAGGACAGAACTCCGAATACATTCAGCCTGAACACAGAGAAGCCATTATGGGTCAGTTCCCGAATGCCAAAGCTCACATGGTTACGAATACAGGCCACTGGCTGCATGCAGAAAAACCAGAAACCGTGAACCGTATCATTCTGAACTTTTTACAAGGCCTTAAGAATTAA
- the seqA gene encoding replication initiation negative regulator SeqA, whose amino-acid sequence MKTIEVDEELYRYIASQTRHIGESASDILRRLLKVDEAQHHHQPVMPVRPKAAQAIVVSKDAGNLPQSEDRVKAMRSLLISDEFAGQEKAIGRFMLVLSTLYRLDSQAFTDATEIKGRTRVYFADSEEKLLNSGKTTKPKAIPDTPFWVITNTNTDRKRQMIEQLMQKMQFTQDIIDKVCGEI is encoded by the coding sequence ATGAAAACTATTGAGGTTGACGAAGAGCTATATCGTTATATTGCCAGCCAGACCCGGCACATCGGTGAAAGTGCGTCAGATATTCTGCGTCGGTTACTGAAGGTGGATGAAGCACAGCATCATCATCAACCGGTCATGCCAGTCCGTCCAAAGGCAGCACAAGCGATTGTTGTCAGCAAAGATGCAGGCAATCTGCCGCAGTCTGAAGACAGAGTGAAAGCGATGCGCTCTTTGCTGATTTCAGACGAATTTGCCGGCCAGGAAAAAGCGATTGGTCGTTTCATGCTGGTGCTTTCGACACTCTATCGTCTCGATTCTCAGGCTTTCACCGACGCCACAGAAATCAAAGGCCGTACTCGCGTTTATTTCGCTGACAGTGAAGAAAAACTATTGAACAGCGGTAAAACGACCAAACCGAAAGCCATACCTGACACACCATTCTGGGTAATCACCAATACGAATACTGATCGTAAACGTCAGATGATTGAGCAGCTGATGCAAAAAATGCAGTTTACTCAGGACATCATCGACAAAGTTTGCGGTGAAATTTAA
- the pgm gene encoding phosphoglucomutase (alpha-D-glucose-1,6-bisphosphate-dependent), translating into MAIHPRAGQRARQEDMHNIPALVANYFLIEPDASEPSQRVAFGTSGHRGSADKGTFNQFHIWAIAQAVADVRREQGITGPLFLGKDTHALSEPAFLSALEVLVANDVKVIVQMKQGYTPTPGISHAILTYNREHADKADGIVITPSHNPPQDGGIKYNPPHGGPAEGALTTAIENRANQLIADGLVGVKRIPVSEALSSEFVSEQDLVAPYVADLIHVIDMAAIQQANLKLAVDPLGGSGIEYWRAIGSHYNLDLTLVDESIDPAFRFMSLDKDGVVRMDCSSPYAMAGLLAHKDDYDLAFGNDPDFDRHGIVTPAGLMNPNHFLAVCIDYLYRHRPEWKATVAVGKTLVSSAIIDRVVADLGRELCEVPVGFKWFVDGLYSGELGFGGEESAGASFLRKDGTPWSTDKDGILLCLLAVEITAVTGMNPQQYYQALTEKHGECCYSRLQAVANGEQKAVLSKLSPEMVKAEMLAGDEIISRLTHAPGNGAAIGGLKITTKNGWFTARPSGTEEIYKIYCESFKGEAHLRQIEAEAQEIVSIVFADAGL; encoded by the coding sequence ATGGCGATTCATCCTCGTGCCGGGCAGCGCGCCCGGCAAGAAGACATGCATAACATTCCGGCCCTGGTGGCCAATTATTTTTTGATTGAACCGGATGCATCTGAACCGTCTCAGCGGGTTGCATTTGGAACTTCAGGCCATCGCGGCAGTGCTGACAAAGGTACATTTAACCAGTTTCACATTTGGGCGATTGCTCAGGCTGTGGCTGATGTACGCCGGGAGCAGGGGATCACGGGTCCGCTGTTTTTGGGGAAAGATACGCATGCTTTATCTGAGCCCGCATTTCTTTCTGCTTTGGAAGTACTGGTTGCCAATGATGTCAAAGTCATTGTCCAGATGAAACAAGGCTATACGCCAACTCCAGGGATATCGCATGCCATTCTGACTTATAACCGCGAACATGCGGATAAAGCGGATGGGATTGTGATCACACCTTCGCACAACCCACCACAGGATGGCGGGATTAAGTACAATCCTCCTCATGGCGGTCCTGCCGAAGGTGCGCTTACGACTGCGATTGAAAATCGCGCAAATCAGCTGATTGCTGATGGCCTGGTTGGCGTGAAACGCATTCCTGTTTCTGAAGCCCTGTCGAGTGAATTCGTCTCTGAGCAGGATCTGGTAGCACCTTATGTGGCTGATCTCATCCATGTCATTGATATGGCTGCCATTCAACAGGCGAACCTGAAACTTGCTGTGGACCCGCTCGGAGGTTCCGGAATTGAGTATTGGCGTGCCATTGGTAGCCACTACAATCTGGACCTGACGCTGGTGGATGAATCGATTGATCCGGCGTTCCGGTTTATGAGCCTGGATAAAGACGGTGTCGTTCGCATGGACTGCTCGTCTCCTTATGCGATGGCGGGTCTGCTTGCCCATAAGGACGATTATGATCTGGCATTCGGAAACGATCCTGATTTTGACCGCCACGGCATCGTGACACCGGCAGGACTGATGAATCCGAACCATTTCCTGGCTGTGTGTATCGATTATCTTTATCGCCACCGTCCGGAATGGAAAGCAACGGTTGCTGTTGGTAAAACACTGGTTTCCAGTGCCATCATTGATCGGGTCGTCGCTGATTTAGGCCGTGAATTGTGTGAGGTCCCTGTAGGCTTCAAATGGTTTGTTGATGGCTTGTACAGCGGTGAGCTGGGCTTTGGTGGTGAAGAAAGTGCAGGAGCTTCTTTCCTGCGCAAGGATGGAACACCTTGGTCAACGGATAAAGACGGCATTCTGCTTTGTTTGCTGGCGGTTGAGATCACCGCGGTGACAGGCATGAATCCGCAGCAATATTACCAGGCCTTAACCGAGAAACATGGTGAATGTTGCTACAGCCGCTTGCAGGCAGTTGCAAACGGCGAACAGAAAGCTGTGTTGAGTAAACTGTCGCCGGAAATGGTGAAAGCAGAAATGCTGGCAGGTGATGAGATTATTTCTCGCCTGACGCATGCGCCTGGAAATGGTGCTGCGATTGGCGGACTGAAAATTACCACCAAGAACGGTTGGTTTACGGCGCGTCCGTCGGGAACAGAAGAAATCTATAAGATTTATTGCGAAAGTTTCAAAGGTGAGGCGCATTTGCGCCAGATTGAAGCGGAAGCGCAGGAAATTGTCAGTATAGTTTTTGCTGACGCTGGTCTGTAG
- a CDS encoding DUF1853 family protein: MTNFIKGERKERNVHDRDFQSVLTIPVLTQDISHQVDDAWLSHFRKRAVIPTHVSYEGNQRLGFYYQWLWQQLIIHHPDFELVAEELQLHEDKRTLGAIDFLVFNKSMNQLEHWEVAIKFYLAHQNRWLGPNSADNLDRKINRMVDHQLAMTSHQAYQTQYAETLGQPVCQRLIVQGRLFDHFRYEESGSGLSINPCVNKGLWCFQSQADTLSLRTLSKREWLTPPAYVPTTLEMDVSTITVPTQGIDACHRVWFIVPDHWPLHNRDKHRSAALNPVRKP; encoded by the coding sequence ATGACAAATTTCATAAAAGGTGAAAGAAAAGAACGTAATGTTCACGACAGAGATTTTCAGAGTGTCCTGACCATTCCTGTCCTGACCCAGGACATCAGCCATCAGGTTGATGATGCCTGGCTCTCTCATTTCAGAAAACGGGCAGTCATTCCGACACATGTGAGCTATGAGGGGAACCAGCGGCTTGGCTTTTATTATCAGTGGCTTTGGCAACAGTTGATCATCCACCATCCTGATTTCGAACTGGTCGCTGAAGAACTGCAGCTTCATGAAGACAAGCGTACACTTGGCGCAATTGATTTTCTGGTTTTCAACAAGTCCATGAATCAACTGGAACACTGGGAAGTGGCCATCAAATTTTATCTGGCTCACCAAAATCGCTGGTTAGGGCCAAACTCAGCAGACAACCTGGACCGAAAAATCAACCGAATGGTTGATCATCAACTGGCTATGACAAGTCATCAAGCCTATCAGACCCAATATGCAGAAACGCTGGGACAGCCGGTTTGCCAGCGTCTGATTGTGCAGGGAAGGCTCTTTGACCACTTTCGGTATGAAGAGTCAGGTTCCGGATTATCCATTAACCCCTGCGTTAATAAAGGCTTATGGTGTTTCCAATCACAGGCAGACACGCTCTCCTTGAGAACACTGTCCAAACGCGAATGGCTGACGCCGCCGGCCTATGTTCCAACAACGCTTGAAATGGATGTAAGTACGATCACCGTTCCCACTCAGGGTATCGATGCGTGCCATCGCGTCTGGTTCATTGTGCCCGACCACTGGCCACTACATAACCGGGATAAACACCGCAGCGCAGCTTTAAATCCTGTCAGAAAACCATAA
- a CDS encoding DUF2517 family protein, whose amino-acid sequence MMFTPLSTQQIILRRTFVVIAGVLSFPILMLMPTSIKSRVYSYLHKVWLKTSTKPVWLKQSEHGVQELY is encoded by the coding sequence ATGATGTTTACACCTTTATCAACTCAACAAATTATCCTGCGCCGGACTTTTGTTGTGATCGCGGGCGTGCTGAGCTTTCCGATTTTGATGCTGATGCCGACCTCTATCAAGTCACGTGTTTACAGTTATCTGCATAAGGTCTGGCTGAAAACCAGCACAAAACCTGTCTGGCTGAAGCAGTCAGAGCATGGTGTTCAGGAACTTTACTAA
- a CDS encoding Nif3-like dinuclear metal center hexameric protein, producing MNNLKLESILNTLLSPHLIRDYCPNGLQVEGKSEVQTIVSGVTACQALIDRAIEMKADALLVHHGYFWKNEPAEIRGMKYRRIKALIENGINLYAYHLPLDVHQELGNNAQLAELLGIKHLGGMEPGNPHPVAVYGEFPTPLTGEQLATRIEKALHRKPLHIGEGGAAEIKTVGWCTGGGQDFIDQAVSLGLDAYITGEVSERTVHTAREQGIHFYSAGHHATERYGVEALGEWLADEHHLDVTFIDIDNPV from the coding sequence ATGAACAACCTTAAACTCGAATCAATTCTGAATACTTTACTAAGCCCGCATTTGATCAGGGATTACTGTCCCAATGGTTTACAGGTTGAAGGGAAAAGTGAAGTTCAAACCATTGTCAGTGGTGTGACAGCTTGTCAGGCTTTAATTGATCGCGCTATCGAGATGAAAGCGGATGCATTGTTGGTTCACCACGGATACTTCTGGAAAAATGAACCGGCAGAAATTCGTGGCATGAAATACCGTCGCATCAAAGCGTTGATTGAAAATGGGATTAACCTGTATGCCTACCACTTGCCTCTGGATGTCCATCAGGAGTTAGGGAATAACGCCCAGCTGGCTGAGCTGCTTGGGATCAAGCATTTAGGTGGCATGGAGCCGGGTAATCCCCATCCTGTAGCTGTTTATGGGGAGTTTCCGACACCGCTTACCGGTGAACAGCTGGCGACCCGGATTGAGAAAGCATTACACAGGAAACCGCTTCATATCGGAGAAGGTGGGGCCGCCGAGATTAAGACGGTTGGCTGGTGCACCGGTGGGGGCCAGGACTTCATTGATCAGGCGGTTTCATTAGGGCTGGATGCTTATATTACCGGCGAAGTTTCTGAACGGACTGTCCATACAGCCCGGGAGCAGGGTATTCATTTCTACAGTGCCGGCCACCACGCCACTGAACGTTATGGCGTTGAAGCTTTGGGCGAGTGGTTAGCTGACGAACATCACCTGGATGTCACATTTATTGATATCGATAATCCGGTGTAA
- a CDS encoding citrate synthase, which yields MADKKATLHIEGKAPVELPILGGSLGPEVLDVRKLGASGYFTFDPGFLATASCESQITYIDGAKGVLLHRGYPIDQLANNADYLEVCYILLYGEVPTRAEYEQFRKTVTRHTMVHEQIASFFHGFRRDAHPMAVMCGVVGALAAFYHDSLDINNDEHREITAFRLLSKMPTLASMCYKYSIGQPFIYPRNDLDYAENFLHMMFATPCEEYEVSPVVAKAMDKIFTLHADHEQNASTSTVRLAGSSGANPFACIAAGIASLWGPAHGGANEACLRMLEEIGSVENIPEYIERAKDKDDPFRLMGFGHRVYKNYDPRATVMREACHEVLQELKIDDPLLDVAMELERIALSDEYFIDKKLYPNVDFYSGIILKAIGIPISMFTVIFAMSRTIGWIAHWNEMHSDPNNRIGRPRQLYTGHQQRDFQPLHERE from the coding sequence ATGGCAGACAAGAAAGCTACTCTTCATATTGAAGGGAAAGCACCGGTCGAACTGCCGATTCTCGGGGGCTCACTAGGTCCGGAAGTACTGGATGTGCGTAAACTCGGTGCATCTGGCTACTTTACCTTCGACCCTGGTTTCTTAGCTACTGCATCATGTGAATCTCAAATTACGTACATTGACGGTGCGAAAGGTGTGCTGCTTCACCGTGGCTATCCGATCGACCAATTGGCTAATAACGCTGATTATTTAGAAGTCTGTTACATCTTGCTGTACGGCGAAGTTCCTACCCGCGCCGAATACGAGCAATTCCGTAAAACCGTGACCCGCCACACGATGGTTCATGAGCAAATTGCAAGCTTCTTCCATGGCTTCCGCCGTGATGCTCACCCAATGGCCGTGATGTGTGGTGTTGTTGGTGCACTTGCAGCTTTCTACCACGATTCACTGGACATTAATAACGACGAGCACCGCGAAATTACTGCATTCCGCCTGCTGTCTAAAATGCCAACTCTGGCGTCCATGTGTTACAAGTACTCAATTGGTCAGCCGTTCATCTACCCTCGCAACGATCTGGACTACGCGGAAAACTTCTTACACATGATGTTCGCAACACCATGTGAAGAATATGAAGTCAGCCCGGTTGTAGCGAAAGCGATGGACAAGATCTTCACTCTGCATGCTGACCACGAGCAAAATGCCTCAACGTCAACCGTTCGTCTGGCAGGTTCTTCGGGTGCAAACCCGTTTGCATGTATTGCTGCTGGTATCGCTTCTCTGTGGGGCCCGGCGCATGGTGGTGCAAATGAAGCATGTCTGCGGATGCTGGAAGAGATCGGCAGTGTTGAAAATATCCCAGAGTATATCGAACGTGCGAAGGATAAAGACGACCCATTCCGTCTGATGGGCTTCGGTCACCGTGTCTACAAGAACTATGACCCGCGTGCAACCGTCATGCGTGAAGCATGTCATGAAGTACTGCAAGAGCTGAAGATCGATGATCCACTGCTGGATGTCGCGATGGAGCTTGAGCGTATTGCACTGTCTGATGAGTACTTCATTGATAAGAAACTGTATCCGAACGTAGACTTCTACTCTGGCATCATTCTGAAAGCCATTGGGATTCCTATCTCTATGTTCACAGTGATCTTTGCAATGTCCCGTACCATTGGCTGGATTGCACACTGGAACGAAATGCACAGTGATCCGAACAACCGTATCGGTCGTCCGCGTCAGCTGTACACAGGTCATCAGCAGCGAGATTTCCAACCGCTGCATGAGCGTGAGTAA
- the sdhC gene encoding succinate dehydrogenase cytochrome b556 subunit: MKVNKTRPVNLDLQTIRFPLTAISSILHRVSGVITFISLAILLWLLNLSLSSPQGFAEAAEIVDSFFVKFVLWGVLTALFYHIVLGVRHLIMDMGYFEELESGTTSAKISFAIVAVLAVFAGGLVW, encoded by the coding sequence GTGAAAGTTAATAAGACAAGACCTGTCAACCTCGACCTACAGACGATTCGCTTTCCGCTGACAGCGATCTCGTCTATCCTGCACCGTGTATCGGGCGTGATCACTTTTATTTCCCTTGCCATCCTGCTATGGCTGCTAAACCTCTCTTTATCTTCTCCTCAGGGATTTGCGGAAGCCGCTGAAATTGTCGACAGCTTCTTCGTCAAATTCGTCCTTTGGGGTGTGCTGACAGCACTGTTCTACCACATTGTGCTGGGCGTACGTCACCTCATCATGGACATGGGATATTTTGAAGAGCTTGAATCGGGAACCACGAGTGCGAAAATCAGTTTTGCAATTGTGGCGGTTCTGGCCGTATTTGCAGGAGGCCTGGTATGGTAA
- the sdhD gene encoding succinate dehydrogenase, hydrophobic membrane anchor protein: MVSNVSTVGRNGVHDFILVRATAIILTLYTIYMVCFFAFGPELNYETWTAFFSQLSTKVFTMLALVSVLIHGWIGMWQVLTDYIKPALLRAGLLLAIVAVLFGYLFSGFFILWGV, encoded by the coding sequence ATGGTAAGCAACGTTTCCACTGTCGGACGTAATGGTGTTCACGACTTTATCCTTGTTCGTGCAACTGCGATTATCCTCACTCTTTACACCATTTATATGGTGTGCTTTTTCGCTTTTGGCCCTGAGCTGAACTATGAAACCTGGACGGCGTTCTTTTCACAACTGAGCACCAAAGTCTTCACGATGCTGGCTCTGGTATCTGTGTTGATTCACGGTTGGATCGGTATGTGGCAAGTGCTGACAGACTACATTAAACCTGCGCTGCTGCGTGCTGGTCTGCTGCTCGCGATTGTCGCTGTGCTATTTGGTTATCTGTTTTCTGGTTTCTTTATTTTGTGGGGTGTGTAA
- the sdhA gene encoding succinate dehydrogenase flavoprotein subunit yields the protein MSIAVREFDAVVIGAGGAGMRAALQISEQGLKCALLSKVFPTRSHTVSAQGGITVALGNSHPDNWEWHMYDTVKGSDYIGDQNAIEYMCKNGPQSVIELEKMGLPFSRFDNGRIYQRPFGGQSKEFGGEQAARTAAAADRTGHALLHTLYQQNIKHKTTIFSEWYALDLVKNQDGAILGCTALCMETGEICYFKSKATILATGGAGRIYQSTTNAHINTGDGVGMALRAGVPVQDIEMWQFHPTGIAGAGVLVTEGCRGEGGYLLNKDGERFMERYAPNAKDLAGRDVVARSMMVEIREGRGCDGPWGPHIKLKLDHLGKDVLESRLPGILELSRTFAHVDPVKEPIPVIPTCHYMMGGVPTQVSGQAIKQDANGQDVEVQGLFACGEIASVSVHGANRLGGNSLLDLVVFGRATGLHLGETLAAQAEARPATESDIEASLSRLNRWNNTQKGEDPVQIRKDLQSCMQNNFSVFREGAAMAEGLNQLKEIRERLKEARLDDTSSEFNTQRIECLELDNLMETAYATAVAANYRTESRGAHARFDFPERDDANWLCHSIYNPETEQMSKRDVNMTPVHREAFPPKARTY from the coding sequence GTGAGCATTGCAGTTCGAGAGTTTGATGCCGTAGTCATCGGTGCTGGTGGTGCAGGCATGCGTGCAGCACTACAAATTTCTGAGCAGGGCCTGAAATGTGCGCTGCTTTCTAAAGTATTCCCAACCCGTTCTCATACCGTATCTGCGCAGGGTGGTATCACCGTTGCGCTGGGTAACTCCCATCCGGATAACTGGGAATGGCATATGTATGATACCGTGAAAGGTTCTGATTACATCGGTGACCAGAACGCGATCGAGTACATGTGTAAGAATGGTCCTCAATCTGTGATTGAGCTGGAGAAAATGGGATTACCTTTCTCCCGTTTTGACAATGGCCGTATTTATCAGCGTCCATTCGGTGGTCAGTCGAAAGAGTTCGGCGGCGAGCAGGCTGCACGCACAGCTGCAGCGGCTGACCGTACCGGCCACGCATTGCTGCATACGCTGTATCAGCAAAACATTAAGCATAAAACAACCATTTTCTCTGAGTGGTATGCCCTGGATCTGGTGAAAAACCAAGATGGCGCAATCCTGGGTTGTACAGCTCTGTGCATGGAAACCGGCGAGATTTGTTATTTCAAATCGAAAGCGACAATTCTGGCAACTGGTGGTGCAGGCCGTATCTACCAGTCAACGACGAACGCGCATATTAACACCGGTGATGGCGTGGGTATGGCACTGCGTGCAGGTGTTCCTGTTCAGGACATTGAAATGTGGCAGTTCCACCCAACCGGTATTGCAGGCGCTGGTGTTCTGGTGACTGAAGGTTGTCGTGGTGAAGGTGGTTATCTTCTGAATAAAGACGGTGAGCGCTTCATGGAGCGTTATGCACCAAATGCGAAAGATCTGGCGGGTCGTGACGTGGTGGCACGTTCGATGATGGTTGAGATCCGTGAAGGTCGCGGTTGTGATGGTCCATGGGGCCCGCACATTAAACTGAAACTGGATCATCTGGGTAAAGATGTTCTGGAATCACGTCTGCCGGGTATCCTGGAACTGTCCCGTACCTTTGCACACGTTGACCCTGTGAAAGAGCCGATTCCGGTCATTCCAACCTGTCACTACATGATGGGCGGTGTACCGACTCAGGTTTCCGGTCAGGCAATCAAGCAAGATGCAAACGGCCAGGATGTTGAAGTTCAGGGTCTGTTCGCCTGTGGTGAAATTGCATCGGTATCTGTACACGGTGCTAACCGTCTGGGTGGTAACTCCTTGCTTGATCTGGTGGTCTTCGGCCGTGCAACTGGTTTGCACCTGGGTGAAACACTGGCGGCACAAGCGGAAGCACGTCCGGCAACTGAATCTGACATCGAAGCTTCTCTGTCACGTCTGAATCGTTGGAACAACACTCAGAAAGGTGAAGATCCAGTTCAGATCCGTAAAGACCTGCAATCTTGCATGCAAAACAACTTCTCGGTCTTCCGTGAAGGTGCAGCAATGGCTGAAGGCCTGAACCAGCTGAAAGAAATCCGTGAGCGTCTGAAAGAAGCGCGTCTGGATGATACGTCTTCTGAGTTCAATACACAGCGTATCGAGTGTCTGGAGCTGGATAACCTGATGGAAACCGCTTACGCGACGGCTGTTGCAGCGAATTACCGTACTGAAAGTCGTGGTGCTCATGCACGTTTCGACTTCCCTGAGCGTGATGACGCGAACTGGCTGTGTCACTCAATTTACAACCCTGAGACTGAGCAAATGTCTAAGCGTGACGTAAATATGACCCCGGTTCATCGTGAAGCATTCCCGCCGAAAGCGCGGACATACTAA
- a CDS encoding succinate dehydrogenase iron-sulfur subunit, which produces MKLNFSIYRYNPDVDNAPHMKGYTLEVPEGSDMMVLDALILLKEQDPTLAFRRSCREGVCGSDGINMNGKNGLACITPLSALTDKKTIVIRPLPGLPVIRDLIIDMDQFYTNYAKVKPFLINESEHPPARENLQSPEERAHLDGLYECIMCACCSTSCPSFWWNPDKFIGPAGLLAAYRWLIDSRDTATEERLSDLDDAFSVFRCHSIMNCVSVCPKGLNPTKAIGNIRSMLLKRAV; this is translated from the coding sequence ATGAAACTGAATTTCTCTATTTACCGTTATAACCCTGACGTAGATAACGCGCCACACATGAAAGGGTACACGCTGGAAGTGCCAGAAGGTTCCGACATGATGGTACTGGATGCGCTGATTCTGCTGAAAGAGCAGGATCCGACACTGGCATTCCGTCGTTCTTGCCGTGAAGGTGTTTGTGGTTCTGACGGTATCAATATGAACGGTAAGAACGGACTGGCTTGTATCACGCCGTTGTCAGCACTGACAGACAAGAAAACAATTGTCATTCGTCCGCTGCCGGGTCTGCCTGTCATTCGTGACTTGATCATTGATATGGACCAGTTCTATACCAACTATGCCAAGGTGAAGCCGTTCCTGATTAATGAAAGCGAGCATCCGCCAGCACGGGAAAACCTGCAATCGCCGGAAGAACGTGCGCATCTGGATGGTCTGTATGAGTGCATCATGTGTGCTTGCTGCTCGACATCGTGCCCGTCTTTCTGGTGGAACCCGGATAAATTCATCGGTCCGGCTGGTCTTCTGGCAGCTTACCGCTGGCTGATTGACAGCCGTGATACGGCGACTGAAGAGCGTTTGTCTGATCTGGATGACGCATTCAGTGTATTCCGTTGTCACAGCATCATGAACTGTGTCAGCGTTTGTCCGAAAGGACTTAATCCGACGAAAGCGATTGGTAACATCCGTTCGATGCTGCTGAAGCGCGCGGTGTAA